The Sulfurimonas aquatica genomic sequence TGCTACTTGATCATTTCTACTTCTAGCAGTATGAAGTTTCTTACCAGTATCACCGATAATAGCAGTTAAACGCTTTTCGATACCCATATGAAGATCTTCATCAGATATTTTCCACTCGAATTCACCAGATTCTATCTCATTTCTAACTTGATTTAATCCATCTACAATCTCTCGAAGTTCTTCAGTTGTTAATATGCCTTGCTTAGCAAGCATAGAAGCATGTGCTAAAGATCCTTCAATATCTTCACGATATAGTTTTCTATCATACATTATTGAAGCATTAAATTGATCTAACAAGTTTGATGCACCCGCACTAAAGCGACCTGACCACATTTTATCCATAAGGAATCTCCGATTTTAAAAAGTTTTGTATTTTAGCGAAAATAGATGATTTAACAAAGGGGTGTAGCAAATAAAGCATAATATGTAATGCTTTATTTAATAATTTAGAAAGTGATAGAGTTAGTTACAAGCAGGAACATTCCCACTATCTTTAGCATATTCAATAAGAAATTGCTTTAGATGTTTTGTCTTTTTAAAATATTTTTTACTTTTGAAATACTTATGTGACTTTTTAGCTTTTGGATTTTTTAGGTGAAGCTGAGAAAGTGGCTTGCCTTTCTTTTTCATAAGCTTTTTCCATTTTCTCATCTTATACTTGGCAACAAAATTTTGTCCAGCATCATGACACTTGATACACTGCTTTACAAAAACCCTTTGGCCCTTATATATCGCAGCATTAGAAGATGTTAAAGTAAAAACTGTTAGAGCTAAAAAAATCAATACAAGTTTTCTCATATCTATCCTTTAAAATTGATATTCTATATTACATTAGAAATTATTATAAATTCCTTATACAAGTTAAATTTAATTTGAAAATAGAAAAATAGCTATAATTGAAACTTATTATTAAGTCTTTCTTCTAAATCCCAAAGTTTTTTTGACTTTAATAC encodes the following:
- a CDS encoding cytochrome C; the encoded protein is MRKLVLIFLALTVFTLTSSNAAIYKGQRVFVKQCIKCHDAGQNFVAKYKMRKWKKLMKKKGKPLSQLHLKNPKAKKSHKYFKSKKYFKKTKHLKQFLIEYAKDSGNVPACN